A genomic region of Xanthomonas fragariae contains the following coding sequences:
- the rplT gene encoding 50S ribosomal protein L20, with product MARVKRGVQARRRHKKVLNLAKGYYNARRKVFRVAKQAVIKAQQYAYIGRKQKKRVFRALWITRINAAARINGLSYSRFMNGMLKAGITLDRKVLADIAVHDAAGFAALAEKAKGALAA from the coding sequence ATGGCACGAGTAAAGCGTGGTGTGCAGGCGCGCCGCCGCCACAAAAAAGTTTTGAATCTGGCGAAGGGCTACTACAACGCCCGTCGTAAAGTCTTCCGCGTCGCCAAGCAGGCGGTCATCAAGGCCCAGCAGTACGCGTACATCGGTCGTAAGCAGAAGAAGCGCGTGTTCCGTGCGCTTTGGATCACCCGCATCAATGCGGCAGCCCGCATCAACGGTCTCAGCTACAGTCGTTTCATGAATGGCATGCTCAAGGCTGGCATCACTCTGGATCGTAAGGTGCTGGCTGACATCGCCGTGCACGATGCCGCCGGCTTTGCCGCGCTGGCTGAGAAAGCAAAGGGCGCGCTGGCTGCGTAA
- the thrS gene encoding threonine--tRNA ligase — protein sequence MINITLPDGSRREFESPVSVIQVAQSIGAGLAKATIAGQVDGELVDASDVIVHDASLRIITAKDSEGVEIIRHSCAHLVGHAVKQLYPEVKMVIGPVIAEGFYYDIYSERPFTPDDMTAIEQRMQELIAQDYDVIKKVTPRAEVIEVFAQRGEEYKLRLIEDMPDDITAMGLYYHQEYVDMCRGPHVPNTRFLKAFKLTRISGAYWRGDAKNEQLQRIYGTAWADKKQLDAYILRMEEADKRDHRRIGKQQDLFHLQEEAPGLVFWHPKGWSLWQVVEQYMRKVYRDSGYGEVRCPQILDVSLWQKSGHWDNYQDAMFFTESEKRTYAVKPMNCPGHVQVFNQGLHSYRDLPIRYGEFGACHRNEPSGALHGILRVRGFTQDDGHVFCLESQIESEVTAFHQQALAVYTAFGFDDIQIKIALRPEKRLGDDATWDKAEAALRSALGVCGVEWQELPGEGAFYGPKIEYHLKDAIGRTWQLGTMQVDFMMPGRLGAEYVDEHSQKKHPVMLHRAIVGSMERFIGILIEHHAGAFPAWLAPVQVVVANITDAQAEYVDSVRKTLANQGFRVSVDLRNEKIGYKIREHTLQRVPYLLVVGDREKENSAVAVRARSGEDLGTMTVSAFIERLQAEQVA from the coding sequence ATGATCAACATCACGCTCCCCGACGGCAGCCGTCGCGAATTCGAATCGCCCGTCTCGGTCATCCAGGTCGCCCAGTCGATCGGCGCCGGCCTGGCCAAGGCCACCATCGCCGGCCAGGTCGACGGCGAGTTGGTCGATGCCAGTGACGTCATCGTCCACGACGCCAGCCTGCGCATCATCACTGCCAAGGACTCCGAAGGCGTGGAGATCATTCGCCACTCCTGCGCGCATCTGGTAGGGCATGCGGTCAAGCAGTTGTACCCAGAGGTCAAGATGGTGATCGGCCCGGTCATCGCCGAAGGCTTCTATTACGACATCTACAGCGAGCGCCCATTCACGCCGGACGACATGACCGCGATTGAGCAGCGTATGCAGGAGTTGATCGCGCAGGACTACGACGTGATCAAGAAGGTCACCCCGCGCGCCGAGGTGATCGAGGTGTTCGCCCAGCGCGGCGAGGAGTACAAGCTGCGCCTGATCGAGGACATGCCCGACGACATCACCGCGATGGGCCTGTACTACCACCAGGAATATGTGGACATGTGCCGCGGCCCGCACGTGCCCAATACGCGCTTCCTCAAGGCGTTCAAGCTGACCCGTATTTCCGGCGCCTACTGGCGTGGCGATGCCAAGAACGAGCAGCTGCAGCGCATATACGGCACCGCCTGGGCCGACAAGAAGCAGCTGGATGCCTACATCCTGCGCATGGAAGAAGCCGACAAGCGCGACCACCGCCGCATCGGCAAGCAGCAGGACCTGTTCCATCTGCAGGAGGAGGCGCCTGGCCTAGTGTTCTGGCACCCCAAGGGCTGGTCGCTGTGGCAGGTGGTCGAGCAATACATGCGCAAGGTCTACCGCGATAGCGGCTACGGCGAAGTGCGCTGCCCGCAGATACTGGACGTGTCTTTGTGGCAGAAGTCCGGCCACTGGGACAACTATCAGGACGCGATGTTCTTCACCGAGTCTGAGAAGCGCACCTACGCGGTCAAGCCGATGAATTGTCCCGGCCATGTGCAGGTGTTCAATCAGGGCCTGCACAGCTATCGCGACCTGCCGATCCGCTACGGCGAGTTTGGCGCCTGCCACCGCAACGAACCCTCCGGCGCGCTACACGGCATCCTGCGCGTGCGCGGCTTCACCCAGGACGACGGGCACGTGTTCTGCCTGGAATCGCAGATCGAATCGGAAGTCACCGCGTTCCATCAGCAGGCGCTGGCGGTCTACACCGCGTTCGGCTTCGACGACATCCAGATCAAGATCGCACTGCGCCCGGAAAAGCGCCTGGGCGATGACGCCACGTGGGACAAGGCCGAAGCCGCGCTACGAAGCGCGCTGGGCGTGTGTGGGGTGGAGTGGCAGGAACTGCCGGGCGAGGGTGCCTTCTACGGCCCCAAGATCGAATACCACCTCAAGGACGCCATCGGCCGTACTTGGCAGCTGGGCACCATGCAAGTCGATTTCATGATGCCCGGCCGCCTCGGCGCCGAGTACGTGGACGAGCACAGCCAGAAGAAACATCCGGTCATGCTGCACCGGGCGATCGTCGGGTCGATGGAGCGTTTCATCGGCATTTTGATCGAACATCACGCCGGCGCGTTCCCCGCTTGGCTGGCGCCGGTCCAGGTCGTTGTCGCCAACATCACTGACGCTCAGGCCGAATATGTGGACTCGGTTCGGAAAACCCTTGCAAATCAAGGCTTCCGTGTGAGCGTCGATTTGCGCAATGAGAAGATCGGTTATAAGATTCGCGAGCATACGCTGCAACGCGTGCCATATCTGCTCGTGGTCGGTGACCGTGAGAAGGAAAATAGCGCTGTCGCCGTAAGGGCGCGTTCGGGAGAAGATCTTGGGACTATGACGGTCTCGGCCTTCATCGAGCGCCTGCAGGCAGAGCAGGTAGCGTAG
- the pheS gene encoding phenylalanine--tRNA ligase subunit alpha has product MSEIQSLTARALADVAAAQAPDQLEALRVALLGKSGSITAQLKQLSTLPAEQRKAAGEAINLSRDALTAALSERKHTLETAALDARLAGERIDVTLPGRRSERGGLHPVTRTLERIVEIFARLGYELSDGPEIEDDWHNFEALNFPPHHPARAMHDTFYFGDGRLLRTHTSGVQVRYMDTHKPPLRMIAAGKVYRSDSDQTHSPMFHQVEGLLVDEHSNFADLKGTLSEFVRAFFERDFEMRFRPSYFPFVEPGAEVDIAWQQPDGSTRWLEVLGCGMVHPNVLRSVGVDSERYTGFAFGLGVERFAMLRYGVNDLRAFFENDVRFLRQFA; this is encoded by the coding sequence ATGAGTGAGATTCAATCCCTGACCGCGCGCGCGCTGGCCGATGTCGCCGCCGCGCAGGCGCCGGACCAATTGGAGGCTTTGCGTGTCGCATTGCTCGGCAAGAGCGGCAGCATCACCGCCCAGCTCAAGCAGCTCAGCACTTTGCCTGCTGAGCAGCGCAAAGCTGCTGGCGAAGCGATCAATCTGTCGCGCGATGCACTCACCGCTGCGCTGTCCGAGCGCAAACACACGCTGGAAACCGCTGCACTGGATGCACGTCTGGCCGGTGAGCGCATCGACGTCACATTGCCGGGTCGTCGCAGTGAGCGCGGCGGCTTGCACCCGGTCACGCGTACGCTCGAGCGCATCGTCGAGATCTTTGCGCGGCTTGGTTACGAGTTGTCGGACGGCCCAGAAATCGAGGACGACTGGCACAACTTCGAAGCCTTGAATTTTCCGCCGCACCATCCGGCGCGCGCGATGCACGACACGTTCTATTTCGGCGATGGCCGCCTGCTGCGGACACACACCTCCGGCGTGCAGGTGCGTTACATGGATACGCACAAACCGCCGCTGCGCATGATCGCCGCCGGCAAGGTGTATCGCTCCGATTCGGACCAGACCCATTCGCCGATGTTCCATCAGGTCGAGGGCTTGCTGGTGGACGAGCATTCCAACTTCGCCGACCTCAAGGGCACCTTGTCCGAGTTCGTGCGCGCGTTCTTCGAGCGCGATTTCGAAATGCGTTTCCGCCCCAGTTATTTCCCGTTTGTGGAGCCTGGCGCGGAAGTGGATATCGCTTGGCAGCAGCCCGATGGCAGCACCCGCTGGCTGGAAGTACTTGGCTGCGGCATGGTGCACCCAAACGTGTTACGCAGCGTCGGTGTCGACTCCGAGCGCTACACTGGTTTCGCGTTCGGTCTTGGCGTGGAGCGCTTCGCCATGCTGCGCTACGGCGTCAACGACCTGCGCGCGTTCTTCGAGAACGATGTGCGCTTCCTCAGGCAGTTTGCTTGA
- a CDS encoding GGDEF domain-containing protein — translation MILHLRRDFRLGIVKMLGPITALLLCLYAVYLAMTGQAVACIITASLGLLAVWRGWQMRSAEHTGAGGVWLASINVGGCLVACWTGGDGALPWLFPVLATNYFLCEPPRAVLLSLPLLTALLFLPGLIVSAGQGASTVAVTLVTLAVGYAFSLRMQNDRVHLEELASLDALTGLPNRRMLERALTYQIDQRHPQDRLNSLIILDLDHFKEVNDLYGHAAGDAALSDLATILRFEVREPHQVFRFGGEEFVVLLRAGSLSELEAVTERLRKVIRNGLRGPGGRITVSLGAARHDGETHWQDWFSRADAALYLAKNGGRDSARVADQEFIRK, via the coding sequence GTGATCCTCCACCTGCGGCGGGATTTCCGCCTCGGCATCGTCAAGATGCTTGGACCAATCACCGCGCTATTGCTTTGCCTCTATGCGGTCTACCTGGCCATGACCGGTCAAGCGGTCGCGTGCATCATCACTGCCTCGTTGGGCCTGCTTGCGGTGTGGCGCGGCTGGCAGATGCGCAGTGCCGAACATACTGGTGCTGGAGGGGTCTGGCTGGCCTCAATCAATGTCGGCGGTTGTCTGGTGGCGTGTTGGACCGGTGGCGATGGCGCCCTGCCTTGGTTGTTCCCGGTATTGGCCACGAATTATTTTCTGTGCGAGCCACCACGTGCGGTGTTGTTGAGCTTGCCGCTGTTGACGGCATTGTTGTTTTTGCCTGGCCTGATCGTCAGTGCGGGTCAGGGTGCATCGACTGTGGCGGTAACCTTGGTGACGCTGGCGGTAGGCTACGCGTTCTCGCTGCGCATGCAGAACGACCGCGTGCATCTGGAAGAGCTGGCCTCGCTGGATGCGCTGACCGGCTTGCCTAACCGCCGCATGCTCGAACGTGCGCTCACCTACCAGATCGATCAGCGTCATCCACAAGATCGGCTCAACAGCTTGATCATTTTGGATCTGGATCATTTCAAAGAGGTCAACGATCTGTACGGGCATGCCGCAGGCGATGCGGCATTGTCGGATCTGGCGACGATCCTGCGTTTCGAAGTGCGTGAGCCGCATCAGGTCTTCCGCTTTGGCGGCGAAGAATTTGTGGTACTGCTGCGCGCTGGTTCGCTTTCGGAACTGGAGGCGGTAACCGAACGTTTGCGCAAGGTGATCCGCAATGGCCTGCGCGGTCCGGGTGGTCGTATAACCGTTTCGCTGGGTGCTGCGCGCCATGATGGCGAGACCCATTGGCAAGACTGGTTTTCGCGCGCCGATGCTGCGCTATATCTGGCCAAGAACGGCGGACGCGACAGCGCGCGGGTTGCTGACCAAGAATTTATCCGCAAATAG
- a CDS encoding integration host factor subunit alpha, which translates to MALTKAEMAERLFDEVGLNKREAKEFVDAFFDVLRDALEQGRQVKLSGFGNFDLRRKNQRPGRNPKTGEEIPISARTVVTFRPGQKLKERVEAYAGSGQ; encoded by the coding sequence ATGGCATTGACGAAAGCGGAGATGGCCGAACGTCTATTCGACGAGGTCGGCCTGAACAAGCGCGAGGCAAAGGAATTTGTCGATGCGTTCTTCGACGTGCTGCGCGATGCGCTGGAGCAGGGCCGTCAGGTGAAGCTGTCCGGTTTCGGCAATTTTGATCTGCGACGCAAGAATCAACGACCTGGTCGCAATCCCAAGACCGGTGAGGAAATTCCGATCTCGGCACGTACGGTGGTGACCTTCCGTCCGGGCCAGAAGCTCAAGGAGCGGGTGGAGGCTTATGCTGGATCCGGGCAGTAA
- the pheT gene encoding phenylalanine--tRNA ligase subunit beta — protein sequence MKFSENWLRSHVPIQTTRDELAATLTAIGLEVEEVTPLGEALGQVVVARIVAAVRHPEADRLQVCSVDAGQGELLQIVCGAPNARPGLVAPLALVGAQIGALTITAAKVRGVVSNGMLCSAKELSLDSDASGLFELPDDAPVGQALAEYLGLPDASIEIKLTPNRADCFSLRGIAFDVAAACASEVVAFDASAVAPVSTRTLVVELDAGKEAPRYCGRVIEGIDPAAKTPVWLAERLRRSGVRPVSLLVDITQYVMLELGQPMHVFDLDTLQGPIGVRRSRSGEQLALLDGRQVTLDDSFLTITDAGRPVALAGLMGGLDTCVTKTTRNVFLESAYFDPAAIMGRGRKLGLHTDAGHRFERGVDPALPPQAVEVATRLVLELAGGTPGPVVHAQLPQHLSQPSRILLRRARIARVLGIQIDDADVVRILSALGMQLEAFAEGWQVVAPSRRFDIAIEEDLIEELARIHGYDRVPATLPGGASRIAMPSETQLDELSVRRQLVARELQETINYAFVDATLLERWQLTDGLVPLANPLSAELAIMRPCLLPGLVATLGRNAARQAGRVRLFELGKVFAAAAETGAAPQESQHVAAAVCGDALALQWGESARKVDFHDLKGDLVALAAASGAVLEFQPSTQPFGHPGRSADIYRDGACIGWIGQVHPRLAKVLDIDVDVIAFELQLKPLVQRALPRAGELSRFPSVRRDLAFLVPEEVTWAALSATVRATVGPLLREVQLFDRYVGQGVEPGFKSLAMGLILQDDSRTLTDRDVDAVVTDVVAVIEREHRARIRS from the coding sequence ATGAAATTCTCTGAAAATTGGCTGCGCAGCCACGTCCCCATCCAAACGACCCGTGACGAACTTGCCGCGACGCTGACGGCGATCGGTCTGGAGGTCGAAGAGGTCACGCCGTTGGGCGAGGCTTTGGGGCAGGTGGTAGTAGCGCGCATTGTCGCGGCGGTGCGGCATCCTGAAGCCGATCGTCTGCAGGTCTGCAGCGTCGATGCAGGGCAGGGCGAGTTGCTGCAGATCGTGTGTGGTGCGCCCAATGCGCGCCCCGGTCTGGTGGCGCCGTTGGCGCTGGTCGGTGCGCAGATCGGTGCGTTGACTATCACCGCAGCCAAGGTGCGTGGCGTGGTGTCCAACGGCATGCTGTGTTCGGCCAAGGAATTGAGTCTGGACAGCGATGCGTCCGGCTTGTTCGAGCTGCCGGACGATGCGCCGGTGGGACAGGCCTTGGCCGAGTATCTGGGGCTGCCAGATGCCAGCATCGAGATCAAACTCACGCCTAATCGCGCGGACTGTTTCAGCCTGCGCGGGATCGCGTTCGACGTGGCTGCAGCCTGCGCCAGCGAAGTGGTGGCGTTCGATGCGAGCGCGGTAGCGCCGGTGTCGACTCGCACGCTGGTGGTGGAACTGGATGCCGGCAAAGAGGCGCCGCGCTATTGCGGGCGTGTGATCGAAGGCATCGACCCGGCTGCGAAGACGCCGGTTTGGTTGGCCGAGCGGCTGCGCCGCAGTGGCGTGCGTCCGGTGTCGTTGCTGGTGGATATTACTCAGTACGTGATGCTGGAACTGGGTCAGCCGATGCATGTCTTCGACCTGGATACCTTGCAGGGTCCGATCGGCGTACGGCGGTCCCGCAGTGGTGAGCAGCTGGCGTTGCTGGATGGGCGTCAGGTTACGTTGGACGACAGCTTCCTGACCATTACCGACGCTGGTCGGCCGGTGGCATTGGCCGGCTTGATGGGTGGGTTAGACACGTGCGTCACCAAGACCACGCGCAATGTGTTTCTGGAATCGGCGTATTTCGATCCGGCCGCGATCATGGGCCGTGGCCGCAAGCTTGGCCTGCATACCGATGCCGGACATCGCTTTGAGCGTGGCGTGGATCCGGCGTTGCCGCCGCAAGCGGTCGAAGTGGCCACGCGGCTGGTGCTGGAACTGGCTGGCGGCACGCCGGGCCCGGTGGTGCATGCACAATTGCCGCAGCATTTGTCCCAACCATCGCGCATCTTGCTGCGTCGTGCGCGGATTGCGCGCGTGCTCGGCATCCAGATCGACGATGCCGATGTTGTACGTATTCTGAGTGCGCTCGGTATGCAACTCGAAGCGTTCGCCGAGGGCTGGCAGGTCGTAGCGCCGAGCCGTCGCTTCGACATCGCCATCGAAGAAGATTTGATCGAAGAGCTGGCGCGCATCCATGGTTATGACCGCGTGCCGGCCACGTTGCCCGGCGGTGCAAGCCGCATCGCGATGCCGAGCGAAACCCAACTGGACGAGCTCAGCGTGCGTCGCCAACTGGTCGCGCGCGAACTGCAGGAAACTATCAATTACGCTTTCGTCGACGCCACGTTGTTGGAGCGCTGGCAGCTGACTGACGGCTTGGTGCCGTTGGCCAATCCGCTCAGCGCCGAGCTGGCAATCATGCGTCCGTGCTTGTTGCCAGGCCTGGTGGCAACGTTGGGCCGCAACGCTGCCCGTCAGGCCGGGCGCGTGCGCCTGTTCGAGCTGGGCAAGGTGTTTGCCGCTGCCGCCGAAACTGGCGCAGCTCCGCAGGAGTCGCAGCATGTCGCCGCGGCGGTGTGCGGTGATGCCTTGGCACTGCAGTGGGGCGAGTCAGCGCGCAAGGTGGACTTTCACGACTTGAAAGGCGATCTGGTGGCACTGGCTGCGGCCAGTGGCGCGGTGCTGGAGTTCCAGCCGTCGACGCAACCGTTCGGGCATCCGGGTCGGTCGGCCGATATCTACCGCGATGGCGCCTGTATCGGCTGGATCGGGCAGGTGCATCCGCGTCTGGCCAAGGTGTTGGACATCGATGTGGACGTGATTGCGTTCGAGCTGCAGCTGAAGCCGTTGGTGCAACGCGCGCTGCCGCGTGCCGGCGAGTTGTCGCGATTCCCTTCGGTGCGGCGCGATCTGGCTTTTCTGGTGCCGGAAGAGGTGACCTGGGCAGCGCTGTCGGCCACCGTACGGGCCACGGTCGGGCCGCTGTTGCGCGAGGTGCAGTTGTTCGACCGTTATGTCGGGCAAGGGGTCGAGCCAGGTTTCAAGAGTCTGGCTATGGGCTTGATTTTGCAGGATGACTCGCGCACTCTCACCGACCGGGATGTGGATGCGGTTGTTACCGATGTGGTCGCCGTGATCGAGCGCGAGCATCGCGCCCGGATTCGGAGTTGA
- a CDS encoding GumC family protein, whose amino-acid sequence MARLPMSMNSDNRSSSSHRHGHLELADVGLIDYWRALVSQCWLIVLITVGAVLLALGITFLMPEKYRATSTLQIERDSLNVVNVDNLMPVESPQDRDFYQTQYQLLQSRSLARAVIREAKLDQEPAFKEQVAKALEKAAAKNPEAGKSIDSRRAIVERSLTDTLLAGLVVEPILNSRLVYVNYDSSDPVLAAKIANTYPKVFIVSTQERRIKASSFASQFLSERLEQLRAKVEDSEKDLVSYSTDEQIVSVGDDKPSLPAQNLTDLNALLASAQDARIKTEASWRQAASGDAMSLPQVLSNPLIQSLRAEQIRLTTEYQQKLSTFKPDYPEMQRLNAQIEESRRQINGEVINIRQSLKATYEASVHQEELLNQRIAGLRNNELDLQGRSIRYNMLKRDVDTNRQLYDALLQRYKEIGVASNVGVNNVTIVDTADVPTSKTSPKLTLNLALGLIFGIFLGVAVALVRYFLRGNGPETRLN is encoded by the coding sequence TTGGCGCGCTTACCGATGAGCATGAATTCCGACAATCGTTCCTCTTCGTCTCATCGCCACGGGCATCTCGAGCTGGCGGATGTGGGTCTGATCGACTACTGGCGCGCGCTGGTGTCGCAGTGTTGGCTGATCGTCCTGATCACCGTTGGCGCAGTGTTGCTTGCCCTTGGCATCACCTTTCTGATGCCCGAGAAGTATCGTGCGACCAGCACGCTGCAGATCGAGCGAGACTCGCTCAACGTGGTGAATGTCGACAACCTGATGCCGGTGGAGTCGCCGCAGGATCGCGATTTCTATCAGACCCAATACCAGTTGCTGCAGAGCCGTTCGCTGGCGCGTGCAGTGATCCGCGAAGCTAAGCTCGATCAGGAGCCTGCGTTCAAGGAGCAGGTCGCCAAAGCATTGGAAAAGGCGGCTGCCAAAAACCCGGAAGCCGGCAAATCGATTGATTCGCGTCGGGCGATCGTCGAGCGCAGCTTGACCGACACCTTGCTGGCCGGCCTGGTGGTCGAGCCGATCCTCAATTCGCGTCTGGTCTACGTCAATTACGATTCGTCGGACCCGGTGCTAGCAGCCAAGATCGCCAATACCTATCCCAAGGTGTTCATCGTCAGCACGCAGGAGCGCCGCATAAAGGCGTCTTCGTTCGCGAGCCAGTTCCTGTCCGAACGTTTGGAGCAGCTGCGCGCCAAGGTGGAAGACTCGGAGAAGGATCTGGTCTCGTATTCGACCGATGAGCAGATCGTGTCGGTGGGCGACGACAAGCCGTCGCTGCCCGCACAGAATCTGACCGATCTCAACGCGCTGCTGGCATCGGCGCAGGACGCTCGTATCAAGACTGAGGCCTCCTGGCGTCAGGCCGCGAGCGGCGATGCCATGTCGCTGCCGCAGGTGCTCAGCAATCCGCTGATCCAGAGCTTGCGTGCCGAGCAGATCCGCCTGACGACCGAATATCAGCAGAAGCTGTCGACCTTCAAGCCTGACTACCCGGAAATGCAGCGCCTCAATGCGCAGATCGAAGAGTCGCGTCGTCAGATCAATGGTGAGGTGATTAACATCCGTCAGTCGTTGAAGGCGACTTATGAAGCGTCGGTTCATCAGGAAGAACTGCTTAACCAGCGCATTGCAGGTTTGCGTAACAACGAGCTGGATCTGCAGGGCCGCAGCATCCGTTACAACATGCTTAAGCGCGACGTCGATACCAACCGCCAGCTCTACGATGCGCTCTTGCAGCGCTACAAAGAGATCGGTGTTGCCAGCAACGTTGGCGTCAACAACGTGACCATTGTCGATACCGCAGACGTGCCTACGTCGAAGACTTCGCCGAAACTCACATTGAACCTCGCTTTAGGACTCATCTTTGGCATATTTCTGGGCGTGGCTGTGGCCCTCGTGCGGTACTTCTTGCGCGGCAATGGGCCGGAGACACGGCTGAACTGA
- the rpmI gene encoding 50S ribosomal protein L35 — translation MPKIKTNRAAAKRFRKTASGKYKCGHANRSHILTKKATKRKRNLRQTNHVRAEDAGRLDRMLPYL, via the coding sequence ATGCCCAAGATCAAGACCAACCGGGCGGCGGCCAAGCGTTTCCGCAAGACCGCCTCCGGCAAGTACAAGTGCGGCCACGCGAACCGTAGCCATATCCTCACGAAGAAAGCGACCAAGCGGAAGCGCAACCTGCGGCAGACGAATCATGTCCGTGCCGAGGACGCCGGCCGTCTTGACCGTATGCTTCCCTACCTCTGA
- a CDS encoding MerR family transcriptional regulator: MLDPGSNRELPPIPAKRYFTIGEVSELCDVKPHVLRYWETEFPSLEPVKRRGNRRYYQRHDVLMVRQIRGLLYEQGYTIGGARLRLEGDGAKSESALSNQIIKQVLMELEEVLQLLRR, translated from the coding sequence ATGCTGGATCCGGGCAGTAATCGCGAGCTACCGCCGATCCCGGCGAAGCGCTACTTCACCATTGGCGAAGTTAGCGAGCTGTGCGACGTCAAACCGCATGTGCTGCGGTATTGGGAGACGGAATTTCCGAGCCTGGAGCCGGTCAAGCGGCGGGGCAATCGACGTTATTACCAGCGTCATGACGTGCTGATGGTGCGCCAGATTCGGGGCCTGCTGTATGAGCAGGGCTATACCATTGGCGGTGCGCGCCTGCGCCTGGAAGGTGACGGTGCCAAGAGCGAGTCGGCGCTGAGCAACCAGATCATCAAGCAGGTGCTGATGGAGCTGGAAGAAGTCCTGCAACTGCTGCGGCGCTAG
- the infC gene encoding translation initiation factor IF-3 — MGDCNISTPDNKQNRKNQEIRVPRVRVIGSEGEMVGVLSRDEALAKAEEEGLDLVEIQPQADPPVCKIMDFGKFKFEQQKKANEAKKKTKQVEIKELKFRPVTDEGDYQIKLRNMRRFLEEGDKVKVNIRFRGREMSHQELGREMATRIEADLGEDIVIESRPRLEGRQMVMMIAPKKKI, encoded by the coding sequence CTGGGAGATTGCAATATCAGTACCCCTGACAACAAACAGAACCGCAAGAACCAAGAAATCCGTGTGCCGCGCGTTCGCGTGATCGGCAGCGAGGGTGAGATGGTCGGCGTGTTGTCGCGCGACGAAGCGCTCGCCAAGGCTGAGGAAGAAGGCCTGGATCTGGTCGAAATCCAGCCGCAGGCAGATCCGCCGGTCTGCAAGATCATGGATTTCGGCAAGTTCAAGTTCGAGCAGCAGAAAAAGGCCAACGAGGCCAAGAAAAAGACTAAGCAGGTCGAGATCAAGGAACTGAAGTTCCGTCCGGTCACCGACGAGGGCGACTATCAGATCAAGCTGCGCAATATGCGCCGCTTCCTGGAAGAGGGCGACAAGGTCAAGGTCAACATCCGCTTCCGTGGCCGTGAAATGAGTCACCAGGAGCTGGGTCGCGAGATGGCGACCCGGATCGAGGCCGACCTGGGCGAAGACATCGTCATTGAATCCCGTCCGCGCCTGGAAGGGCGGCAGATGGTCATGATGATCGCGCCGAAGAAGAAGATCTGA
- a CDS encoding polysaccharide biosynthesis/export family protein, with product MKKLIRRFCQGISLAWICSMALGACSTGKDMASSLPLPDPLAMSAVQPEYRLSPGDLLLVKVFQVDDLERQVRIDQNGHISLPLIGDVVATGMGVGELEKMVADRYRAGYLQNPQVSVFVQESNGRRVTVTGAVDEPGIYPVIGANLTLQQAIAQAKGVSTVASRRNVIVFRTVNGQKMIARFDLTAIEKGANPDPEIYGGDIVVVYRSDARIWLRTMLELTPLVMVWRAYR from the coding sequence ATGAAGAAACTGATCAGACGATTCTGCCAAGGTATCAGCTTGGCGTGGATCTGCTCGATGGCACTGGGCGCTTGCAGCACCGGTAAGGATATGGCGTCCTCATTACCGCTTCCCGACCCGCTCGCAATGTCGGCAGTGCAGCCAGAGTATCGACTCTCTCCGGGCGACTTGCTGCTGGTCAAGGTATTCCAGGTCGACGATCTGGAGCGGCAGGTTCGCATCGACCAGAATGGTCACATCTCGTTGCCTTTGATCGGCGACGTTGTGGCCACCGGCATGGGAGTCGGTGAACTCGAAAAAATGGTGGCCGACCGGTACCGCGCCGGCTACCTGCAGAATCCGCAGGTGTCGGTCTTCGTGCAGGAGTCCAATGGCCGTCGCGTCACGGTGACCGGTGCGGTCGACGAGCCTGGTATCTACCCGGTCATCGGCGCCAACCTGACCCTACAGCAGGCGATTGCGCAGGCCAAAGGCGTGAGTACGGTCGCCAGCCGCCGCAACGTCATCGTGTTCCGCACGGTCAATGGGCAAAAGATGATCGCGCGATTTGACCTGACCGCGATCGAGAAGGGAGCCAATCCGGATCCTGAGATCTACGGCGGCGACATCGTCGTGGTGTACCGCTCGGATGCGCGCATCTGGTTGCGCACCATGCTGGAACTGACCCCTCTTGTGATGGTTTGGCGCGCTTACCGATGA